In one Ictalurus punctatus breed USDA103 chromosome 19, Coco_2.0, whole genome shotgun sequence genomic region, the following are encoded:
- the svopl gene encoding putative transporter SVOPL isoform X1 has product MKRMSGGGSASPMKTQLVSAIQLQEREAEEREEEERETAAAAAAKPVPKPVRKPVEEASDQKYYSVEEAVESIGFGRFHILLFVIMGSANIVEAMEIMLLAVVSPEIRCEWHLEDWQVALVSTMVFLGFMLCGVLCGYVADTYGRWKVVFGGFVWAAYFSALTSFAPSYGWFIFLRSMVGCGVAATSQGFVLKTEFIPAKYRGSLLPLASIFWMLGSLLIIVLGMTVVPTMGWRWMIRFSIIPSVVLLVLFQFIPESARFQVSAGNVKGAVATLKWIAKMNGVSLPEGELRETIVTERGNAATLVSRAFLRTSLLLWYSWFVASFCYYGSVLGSSELLEKNLLCVTDADAEHDIKHNQDTMLCYCIPFNMADYQTLLISCLGEVALIPLNIGLLHVMGRKFSMVVLQVLSAIFFMLINICTTMFGFTVLLFLLRSLVSMNFNVVYIYTAEVYPTAVRSIGMGFCTSFSRIGGMIAPFVAQVLMSKSVLLALSPFALACCLCAVGTALLPIETRGRALLQNE; this is encoded by the exons ATGAAGAGGATGTCGGGAGGAGGGAGCGCGAGCCCCATGAAGACGCAGCTGGTGAGCGCGATTCAGCTGCAGGAGCGCGAGGCGGAGGAGCGCGAGGAGGAGGAGCGCgagactgctgctgctgctgctgctaaaCCTGTCCCTAAACCTGTCCGAAAACCTGTCGAGGAAGCCAGTG ATCAGAAATATTACAGCGTGGAGGAAGCTGTGGAAAGCATCGGCTTCGGGCGCTTTCACATACTACTCTTTGTTATTATGGGCAGTGCCAAT ATTGTAGAGGCGATGGAGATCATGTTGTTGGCTGTGGTGTCTCCTGAGATCAGATGTGAGTGGCATCTGGAGGATTGGCAGGTGGCCCTGGTCTCCACG atggtgttCCTGGGCTTCATGTTATGCGGGGTCCTGTGTGGATATGTGGCGGATACATACGGCCGCTGGAAG GTGGTGTTCGGGGGCTTCGTGTGGGCCGCATATTTCTCTGCGCTCACGTCATTCGCACCATCCTACGGCTGGTTTATTTTCCTGCGCAGCATGGTGGGCTGTGGAGTAGCAGCCACGTCACAagg GTTTGTTCTGAAGACGGAATTCATTCCTGCTAAATACCGAGGCTCTCTGCTGCCCCTGGCCTCC ATTTTCTGGATGTTGGGATCGTTGCTCATCATCGTTCTGGGGATGACTGTGGTGCCCACGATGGGTTGGCGCTGGATGATCCGCTTCTCCATCATCCCCAGTGTTGTACTACTCGTCCTCTTCCAG TTTATCCCCGAGTCAGCGAGGTTCCAGGTCTCGGCAGGGAATGTAAAAGGAGCTGTTGCCACTTTAAAATGGATCGCTAAGATGAACGGAGTGAGCTTGCCTGAGGGGGAACTACGGGAAACTATAGTG acagagagaggaaatgcTGCCACTCTGGTTAGTCGAGCTTTCCTTAGGACATCTCTGCTGTTGTGGTATTCATG GTTTGTGGCGTCTTTCTGCTATTACGGCTCTGTGCTGGGCAGCTCCGAGCTCCTGGAGAAGAACCTGCTCTGTGTGACCGACGCCGACGCAGAACACGACATCAAACACAACCAGGACACGATGCTGTGTTACTGCATCCCATTCAACATGGCCGACTACCAGACCCTCCTCATCAGCTGCCTGGGAGAGGTGGCAC TGATCCCTCTGAACATCGGCCTGTTGCACGTCATGGGCCGAAAGTTCAGCATGGTCGTCCTGCAGGTCCTCTCGGCCATCTTCTTCATGCTGATTAATATCTGCACCACCAT GTTTGGTTTCACAGTGTTGCTCTTCCTGCTGCGTTCACTGGTCTCCATGAATTTTAATGTGGTTTATATTTATACTGCAGAG GTTTACCCTACAGCAGTGCGCTCTATAGGAATGGGCTTCTGTACTTCATTCAGCCGAATCGGTGGGATGATTGCACCCTTTGTAGCACAG
- the svopl gene encoding putative transporter SVOPL isoform X3, with amino-acid sequence MGSANIVEAMEIMLLAVVSPEIRCEWHLEDWQVALVSTMVFLGFMLCGVLCGYVADTYGRWKVVFGGFVWAAYFSALTSFAPSYGWFIFLRSMVGCGVAATSQGFVLKTEFIPAKYRGSLLPLASIFWMLGSLLIIVLGMTVVPTMGWRWMIRFSIIPSVVLLVLFQFIPESARFQVSAGNVKGAVATLKWIAKMNGVSLPEGELRETIVTERGNAATLVSRAFLRTSLLLWYSWFVASFCYYGSVLGSSELLEKNLLCVTDADAEHDIKHNQDTMLCYCIPFNMADYQTLLISCLGEVALIPLNIGLLHVMGRKFSMVVLQVLSAIFFMLINICTTMFGFTVLLFLLRSLVSMNFNVVYIYTAEVYPTAVRSIGMGFCTSFSRIGGMIAPFVAQVLMSKSVLLALSPFALACCLCAVGTALLPIETRGRALLQNE; translated from the exons ATGGGCAGTGCCAAT ATTGTAGAGGCGATGGAGATCATGTTGTTGGCTGTGGTGTCTCCTGAGATCAGATGTGAGTGGCATCTGGAGGATTGGCAGGTGGCCCTGGTCTCCACG atggtgttCCTGGGCTTCATGTTATGCGGGGTCCTGTGTGGATATGTGGCGGATACATACGGCCGCTGGAAG GTGGTGTTCGGGGGCTTCGTGTGGGCCGCATATTTCTCTGCGCTCACGTCATTCGCACCATCCTACGGCTGGTTTATTTTCCTGCGCAGCATGGTGGGCTGTGGAGTAGCAGCCACGTCACAagg GTTTGTTCTGAAGACGGAATTCATTCCTGCTAAATACCGAGGCTCTCTGCTGCCCCTGGCCTCC ATTTTCTGGATGTTGGGATCGTTGCTCATCATCGTTCTGGGGATGACTGTGGTGCCCACGATGGGTTGGCGCTGGATGATCCGCTTCTCCATCATCCCCAGTGTTGTACTACTCGTCCTCTTCCAG TTTATCCCCGAGTCAGCGAGGTTCCAGGTCTCGGCAGGGAATGTAAAAGGAGCTGTTGCCACTTTAAAATGGATCGCTAAGATGAACGGAGTGAGCTTGCCTGAGGGGGAACTACGGGAAACTATAGTG acagagagaggaaatgcTGCCACTCTGGTTAGTCGAGCTTTCCTTAGGACATCTCTGCTGTTGTGGTATTCATG GTTTGTGGCGTCTTTCTGCTATTACGGCTCTGTGCTGGGCAGCTCCGAGCTCCTGGAGAAGAACCTGCTCTGTGTGACCGACGCCGACGCAGAACACGACATCAAACACAACCAGGACACGATGCTGTGTTACTGCATCCCATTCAACATGGCCGACTACCAGACCCTCCTCATCAGCTGCCTGGGAGAGGTGGCAC TGATCCCTCTGAACATCGGCCTGTTGCACGTCATGGGCCGAAAGTTCAGCATGGTCGTCCTGCAGGTCCTCTCGGCCATCTTCTTCATGCTGATTAATATCTGCACCACCAT GTTTGGTTTCACAGTGTTGCTCTTCCTGCTGCGTTCACTGGTCTCCATGAATTTTAATGTGGTTTATATTTATACTGCAGAG GTTTACCCTACAGCAGTGCGCTCTATAGGAATGGGCTTCTGTACTTCATTCAGCCGAATCGGTGGGATGATTGCACCCTTTGTAGCACAG